The Horticoccus luteus DNA window AGGACATACAGCGTCAACACCGCGAGCTTCATCAACGCGAGCTGCCCCCAATAGTTTGTCCCGTGCTCGCGGATGAGCGCGCGATAACCCGCCGCCGCCGCATCGAAATCCGGCTCCTCGCGAAACGCCTGCGCCATGCGCGCCTCGAAATATTTCGCCGCCAGCGCAAACTCGTCGTCGCCCGTCGCCAGCTCGTGCAACGTCGCCCGCGCCCGCGCGAGATTATCCGGGAGCACCGGCTGCACGCTCAGCAAGCTCAGCGCCGCGCCCAGCCGCACCTCCCGCGTGTCGCCGCCCGGCTGTTTCAACACGCGCTCGAATTCATGATGCGCTTCGTTGGCGAAGTAACGCGCACTGTCGCGCCAGGCTTTGATCGCGATCGACGGCGCCGCCGGTTTCGCCACGTCCCCTGCGTCCGCTGACTGCGCTGCCTCCGCACCGCGCGCGACCACGCCCGCGAGCAGCACCGCCCCGATGATTATGTAGCGCGCGGTTCTCATGGTTGTTTCTCCTCCGCGGCGAGTTGCGTTCGTCGGAAACGATAGGTCTTCGCCTCCACGAGCGTCCCTGACGAATTCTCCAGCGCCAGATCGTGGCTGTGATCGTCCGCGATCACTTCCAGCTCCCGGCGCGCCGCGAGAGCCACATCCTGCTGGTTCTGGTTGCGGATCAAATCCCGCGTCGTCCGCTGCACATCGTTCATGATGTTGCGCCGCAGATGCTCATCCATCGCCGCGGCAAAGCGCGCCGGCGTTCCGCCCGGCCCCACGAGGTAATGCAGGTTCTTCGTGAAGAGCGCAAAAGCGTCCGGCCCGCTCGCCAGCGAGAACGATCCGTTCGTCCCATATCCGTCGAACTCCGGATAATACTGCCGCGAAAACTCCGTCGGCTTCACCCCCACGACGCCCGAGAGCCAGCCGCTCTGATCCGCAAACAACTGCGCACCTTTTTCGCTCGTCAGGTATTGCAGGAAATCCAATGCCTGCGCCGATTGCGGCGAACCCCGCAGCAGGTAAAACGAAAAACCCGTCGTCACGCGCCCGTCGCTCATCTTGCCCGGAATCAAATCGCCGAACTGCGGATCGTCCGGCGCCGGCACCGGGATCCGAAACGCGCCCACCGGGAAATCGCACAAGACCTTCAAGCTGCTCGCATCGAAGCTGCCGGAGCCGAACATCACCGCGTCGCCGCTCGCGAATTTCATCATCGCGCCGTCCCGGTTCATCTGCAGCGCCCCCGGATCGAGTTCGTGCGCCACCTGCGCGCCCATCTCCAGCCCTTCCATGAAATCCTTCTGCTCGTATTTCCATTTCCCCCGCAGATACGCCAGCCCCAGCTCCACGTGATCCACGCGCAACCGGTGCAGATAATCCGCCGCATACGCCGATTTCATCGTCGCCGCCGACAACATGTAGTCCACCAG harbors:
- a CDS encoding ABC transporter substrate-binding protein, translated to MKSRFGLIIFLLVFLVSAVTVARRVFAPTTDKRTVVRIAHWQLEAGVREAMAQVIKRYEAIHPEVHVIQMTIPDTMYQQWLQSQLAGGTCPEIIEYGFWYGRAADLQARYFTPLDSVLRKPNPYNQGTPLADVAWRDTFLDGLDNLDCYNAQMNQFFGVALCTASMRVFYNRDLLKRVTGKDEPPQDYRAFLRLCDEVKRYAAARNPNLIPVAAARDSVFRLVDYMLSAATMKSAYAADYLHRLRVDHVELGLAYLRGKWKYEQKDFMEGLEMGAQVAHELDPGALQMNRDGAMMKFASGDAVMFGSGSFDASSLKVLCDFPVGAFRIPVPAPDDPQFGDLIPGKMSDGRVTTGFSFYLLRGSPQSAQALDFLQYLTSEKGAQLFADQSGWLSGVVGVKPTEFSRQYYPEFDGYGTNGSFSLASGPDAFALFTKNLHYLVGPGGTPARFAAAMDEHLRRNIMNDVQRTTRDLIRNQNQQDVALAARRELEVIADDHSHDLALENSSGTLVEAKTYRFRRTQLAAEEKQP